One Streptomyces dangxiongensis genomic window, ATCGCCGTCGCGATCGCGCTCTTCCTCACCCACTACGCCCCGCGCCGGCTGAGCGGCCTCATCGCCTACGTGATCGACCTGCTCGCCGCCGTGCCGTCCATCGTCTACGGCCTGTGGGGCGCCCTCATCCTCGTCCCGCACATGCAGGGCCTGTACGGCTGGCTGGACACCTACCTCGGCTGGACCGGCCTGTTCACCTGGAACGGCGGAGCCCCCCGCGCCATGCTCACCGTCGGCATCCTGCTGGCGATCATGATCCTGCCGATCATCACCAACGTCAGCCGTGAGGTCTTCCGGCAGGTCCCGCGGATGCACGAGGAGGCCGCGCTGGCCCTCGGCGCCACCCGCTGGGAGGTCGTCCGCATGTCCGTCCTGCCCTTCGGCCGCTCCGGTGTGATCTCCGCGTCGATGCTCGGCCTCGGCCGCGCCCTCGGCGAGACGATGGCCGTGGCCACCGTGCTCTCCCCGGACTACGACGTCCACCTCAGCCTGCTCGACCCGGGCGGCGGCACCTTCGCCCAGAACATCGCCAGCAAGTTCGGCGAGGCCACCGAGCAGGGCCGCGACGCGCTGATCGCCTCCGGTCTGGTCCTGTTCGTCATCACGCTGGTGGTCAATGGCGCGGCCCGCGCGATCATCGCCCGCCGCAAGGAGTACTCGGGGGCCAACGCATGAGCACCGCAGCCGTCACCGACAAGCGCCCCGGCTCGCTGCGCGGCGCCCGCCTGCCGAAGTGGTCCCCGTGGGCCATCGCCGCCGGTTCGGTCGCCCTCGCGGTCGTCATCGGACTGGCCGGCGGCCTGCACAGCAAGGTCCAGTGGGGCCTGATCGCCGCGATCCTCTTCGTCCTGGGCACCTACGGCATCGCCACCCGGGTCGAGGGCCGCCGGCAGGCCAAGGACCGGATCGCCACCTCGCTCGTCTGGGTCGCCTTCCTGCTCGCCGTCGTCCCGCTGGTCTCCCTGGGGTGGACGACCGTCTCGCGCGGTGTGAAGGTCCTCGACTTCTACTTCCTCAGCCACTCCATGGGTGTCGTCGCCGACTCCGAGGCCGGCGGCGGCATCTACCACGCCATCATCGGCAGCCTGGAGCAGGTCGGCCTCGCCACCGTCATCGGCGCCCCGATCGGTGTGCTCACCGCGATCTACCTGGTCGAGTACGGGCGGGGCCGCCTGTCGCAGGCGGTGACGTTCTTCGTCGACGTCATGACGGGCATCCCGTCGATCGTCGCCGGTCTGTTCATCCTCAGCCTGATGCTCATCTTCAAGATGCAGCCGTTCGGCTTCGCCGGTTCGCTGGCCCTGGCCATCCTGATGATGCCGGTCGTCGTCCGCTCCACCGAGGAGATGCTCAAGCTCGTCCCGAACGAGCTGCGCGAGGCCTCCCTGGCGCTCGGCGTGCCGAAGTGGCGGACCATCCTGAAGGTGGTCCTGCCGACGTCCATCGGCGGCATCACCACCGGCATCATGCTCGCCATCGCCCGTATCGCGGGCGAGACGGCGCCGGTGCTGCTGCTCGTCTTCGGCAACCCGTTCATCAACAACAACCCGTTCGAGGGCGCCCAGGCGTCGCTGCCGCTGTACATCTACCAGCAGTACGCGCAGAGCGCGGGCGCCAACGCGGCGTACGACCGCGCGTGGGCGGCGTCCCTCACGCTGATCGCCTTCGTGATGATCCTCAACCTGGTGGCCCGCGGTATCGCCCGCTGGAAGGCCCCGCGCTGACAATCCGCGGCTACCGCCGCGTGGCCGGCCGCCGACCGGGGGCCGCCAGGCGACTGACTGGAAGTGAAGTAGTAATGGCCAAGCGAATCGACGTGAGCGGACTCACCGCCTACTACGGCTCCCACAAGGCGATCGAAGACATCTCGATGACCGTCGAGCCGCGCTCGGTGACGGCGTTCATCGGCCCCTCCGGCTGCGGCAAGTCGACGTTCCTGCGCACGCTGAACCGGATGCACGAGGTCACCCCGGGTGGCCGTGTCGAGGGCAAGGTGCTGCTCGACGACGAGGACCTGTACGGCACCGGTATCGACCCGGTGTCGGTCCGCCGCGAGGTGGGCATGGTCTTCCAGCGCCCGAACCCGTTCCCCACCATGTCGATCTTCGACAACGTGGCGGCGGGCCTGCGGCTGAACGGCAGCTACAAGAAGAGCGAGCTGACCGACGTCGTCGAGAAGTCGCTCAAGGGCGCGAACCTCTGGAACGAGGTCAAGGACCGCCTGAACAAGCCGGGCTCCGGCCTCTCCGGCGGCCAGCAGCAGCGTCTGTGCATCGCCCGCGCGATCGCGGTCGAACCGGACGTCCTGCTGATGGACGAGCCCTGCTCGGCGCTGGACCCGATCTCCACGCTCGCCATCGAGGACCTGATCTCCGAGCTGAAGGAGCGCTTCACGATCGTCATCGTGACGCACAACATGCAGCAGGCGGCGCGGGTCTCGGACCGTACGGCGTTCTTCAACCTGTCGGCGGTCGGGCAGCCCGGCCGGCTGATCGAGATCGACGACACCGAGCGGATCTTCTCCAACCCGTCCGTCCAGGCCACCGAGGACTACATCTCGGGCCGCTTCGGCTGACCCCAGGAACCCCTCGCGGTGCTGCATGGCGGTGCCACCGCGAGGACGCAGAAGGGCCCGCCCCCGGATCCCGGGGGCGGGCCCGACGCGTTGCCGGTCAGAGCGCCACGAGGTTGACGATCCCGAAGGCCGCGGCGGCGACCAGCGCGGCGGCCGGCATCGTGATGAACCAGCCGAGGACGATGTTCTTCGCCACGCCCCAGCGGACGGCGTTGACACGCTTGGTCGCGCCCACGCCCATGATCGCCGAGGTGATCACGTGGGTCGTGGAGATCGGCGCCTTGAAGAGGAAGGCGGTGGTGAACATGATCGACGCGCCCGTCGTCTCCGCGGCGAACCCCTGCGGCGGGTCGAGTTCGATGATCTTGCGGCCCAGCGTGCGCATGATCCGCCAGCCGCCGGCGTAGGTGCCGAGCGAGAGCATCAGCGCGCAGACGAGCTTCACCCACACCGGGATCGGGTCGTCGAACGTCGCGTTGCCGGAGATCACCAGGGCCAGCACCACGACACCCATGGTCTTCTGGGCGTCCTGGAGGCCGTGGCCGAGCGCCATGCCGGCCGCCGAGACGGTCTGCGCGATGCGGAAGCCCCGCTTGGCCTTGTGCGGGTTCGACCGCCGGAAGAGCCACATGATCGCGGTCATCATCAGGTAGCCGACGATCAGACCGACGAACGGCGACACGAACATCGGGATGATGACCTTGTCGAGGACGCCGCTCCAGAGCACGTCCGTGCCCCCGGCCAGCGCCGCGCCCACCATGCCGCCGAACAGCGCGTGGGACGACGAGGAGGGCAGCCCGAAGTACCAGGTGACCAGGTTCCAGACGATCGCGCCGACCAGCGCGGCGAAGAGGATGCCCATCCCCTTCGAGCCCTGGGGTGTCTCGATCAGGCCCTCGCTGACCGTCTTGGCGACCCCGGAACCGAGGAAGGCGCCGGCGAGGTTCATCACGGCCGCCATGGCGAGGGCCGCCCGCGGGGTCAGCGCCCGCGTCGACACCGAGGTGGCGATCGCGTTCGCGGAGTCGTGAAAACCGTTGGTGTACGTGAAGAAGAGCGCGACCGCGACGGTCACGATCAGGGCGAAGGTGTCCATCGACGCCTCAGGACTCCTTGACGGCGATGGTCTCCACCGTGTTCGCCACGTGCTCGAACGCGTCCGCCGCCTCTTCCAGGACGTCCACGATCTGCTTGAGCTTCAGCACCTCGATCGCGTCGTACTTGCCGTTGAAGAGCTGGGCGAGCAGCTTGCGGTGGATCTGGTCCGCCTGGTTCTCCAGCCGGTTGACCTCGATCCAGTACTCGGTGAGGTTGTCCATGGTCCGCAGGTTCGGCATGGCCTCGGCCGTCAGCTCGGCCGCCCTGGCCAGGACCTCGATCTGCTGCTCGACGCCCTTGGGCAGTTCCTCGACGTTGTAGAGGACGACCAGGTCGACGGCCTCCTCCATGAAGTCCATGATGTCGTCGAGGGACGACGCGAGGTTGTAGATGTCCTCGCGGTCGAAGGGCGTGATGAAGGAGGAGTTCAACTGGTGGAAGATCGCGTGCGTGGCGTCGTCACCTGCGTGTTCCGCGGCCCGCATACGCTCGGCGATCTCGGCCCGGGCGGAGGAGTCCGCCCCGAGCAGTTCCATCAGGAGCTTCGAGCCCGTGACGATGTTGTCCGCGGACGCGGCGAACATGTCGTAGAAGCTCGTCTCCCTGGGGGTCAGACGAAAGCGCACGTGGGGTCCTCGGGGTGCTTCGGTTTCGGTCAGGCTGATGCTAGGCGCATCATCCGGCCACGGCTAACGGGCCGTCCCCCAGTGTCGCCCATGAACCTCGGTGATCAGCACGGGGGCGTTCCAAGGCCTCCCTACCCCGCAAAGTTCGTTACCATATACCCACAGGGGGTATGTATCCCTTTTGTCCGCAGCTCGTTCCGCGACGGAGGCCAGCGATGACGACGACCGAGGCCGGCGCCACGCACGGCTACCACCAGCAGAAGGACGAGCACCTCAAGCGGCTGCGCCGGATCGAGGGCCAGATCCGCGGGCTCCAGCGCATGGTGGACGAGGACACCTACTGCATCGACATACTCACCCAGGTCTCCGCCTCCACCAAGGCGCTCCAGTCCTTCGCGCTGCAACTGCTGGAGGAGCACCTGCGGCACTGCGTCGCCGACGCGGCCGTCAAGGGCGGTGACGAGATCGACGCGAAGGTGGACGAGGCGACGAAGGCGATCGGCCGCCTGCTGCGCACCTGAGCCGCCCGGCCCCGGTCGGGGCCGCCGTCAGGCCGGATCCCGCTCCTTAGCCACCCGCAGCACCTCGTCGATGCTCTCCGGACTGAGCCGGTCCTCGGCGGCCGACGCCGCGATGATCAGCTCCCCGCACAGCTCGATCTCGGCGAGAGCCACGTGGTCCTGAACCGCCGTACCACCGACCGGAGCCACCCGCCTCACCTCTTCCCCGCCGTCACCGACTTCCTAGAGTAGGCAGCGGCCGACACACCGCGCATGGCACGGACGGGCTACTTACGGGGTGGCATCCCGGACTAGTGCGCTGGCCTGTTTCCGATCCTGCCGGTGGTGGCGCGCTCGGCGACCCGGCCGGCGTAGATGTCCGCCGGCGCCGGCAGCCGCACCTCGGCGGGGACGCCGAAGTCGTACAGCAGCAGGGTCGAGGCGACCGCGACGGTGGCCTTGCGGCGGCCGTTGACGAAGCTGAAGCGCTGGCGGAGCTTGCGGATGCGGCCCTGGTCGTCCAGGTAGGCGTCGAACGGCACCGCGGCCGTCGCGAAGCCCTTCGCCGCCGCGGCCAGGGACGCCCTGTTGCCGGCGGAGGCGGACCGGGCCGCACGGGCCAGGTCGGCGGTGCCCCGGTAGTGCCGGACCGCCGTCCCGCCGACCCGGGTCCGGCCGACGAAGACCGCCTGCCGCGTTCCGCGCAGCACCTCGGCCGCCGCGTACGGGTCGGTCGCGCCGCCGGTGACCAGGTTGCCGTCGGACAGCGTCGCGCTGTCCACCCGCACCCACTTGTCGGCGGGCACGCCCGCGCCCCGGTTCTTCATGAACAGTGCGCCCGGGGCGAGGAGTTCGGTGATGGGCCGGTGCTCGGAGGCGCCCGCGGGATCCTCGGGCAGCATGACGGTGAGCCGGCCCAGGCGGCGCCGGTAGTCGTAGACACCCCGGCCGCGGATGGTGACCCGGGTGCCGCCCGTCGCCATCTCCATCGAGGTGCCGGCCTTGGAACTGCCCGCGTCGCGCAGCGCGTCGGCCGCCCGGTGCAGCACGGCGACCGGATCGCCGCCGCCCTTGACGTCCTCGGCGGCGGCCCCGCTGCCGGCACAGCCGGCGGCGCCCGCCCCGAGGCCGAGGAGGATGCCCACCGCGACGACCGTCCTGCCCGCGCGTCTGTCCTGCCGCCGATCCATCGCCTGCCTACCCCCAGCCGGAGTGTCCGTCACGGGTCCCCCTGTCGTCCGGATAACGACGGCTGGGGAACGCCGTCACGCGCCGCCGCGGGCACGGCCGGGCCGGGGCCGGGGCGGCGGCCCGGAAAGCCCGGGGAAGCCCCGGGAAGCCGGGAAGGGGCGCGAGGGTGGGTCGGTCCGCGGATGGGTACCGTTGTCGGCGTGGCAGTCACCGCGGCGCAGCAGGACGGGCCGGAGCGTGCCCGGCCCGGGCAGGAACACCTCACGACGACGGCCGAGCAGGGCCGTTTCTGCGTGGCCAGATGCAGTTGCGGCTGGCGCGGCCCCGCCCGCCGAGCCCGCAGCCAGGCCCGCACGGACGCGGAGGGCCACACAACGCTCCAGTGACGGCGGCCGCGCGGGGCCGGCGGGCACGGCAGGTCCCGGCCGCCGGTGGCCGACGCCCGGTGCCGCGGCAACGCGGTCGACCGCCTGGCCCCATGGGGCGTCCGCGCCCGGCCCGGTGACAGGCCTCAACCCCACCGCCCCGCGCGCCTGGCAGGCGCCGGGCGTCCGTGGCCGGTGGGGGGGGGTGCGGCTTTCGGCGCTGTGCTCAGGGGGCGTTGGCCGTGTGTTTCTGCCAGGCTTGTTGGAAGGTGAAGCGGGACGCTTCGACCTCGTGGCGTTGGTCGGCGTGCAGGACGCCGAGGGCGTAGGCCGTGGCCGGGGTGATGCGGGGGGTGCGGGCCGCCTGGGCCGCCGCCGCTGCCGCCTCCGAGGCGTCCCGGTGGCGGTTGAGGGCCTGGCCCGCCGTCAGCAGGCGCAGGTCCACAGGCGCGGCGGTGCCGGTGCCGTGCAGGACCTCGTGGGCGTACCGGTGCAGACGCAGCAGCAGGCGGACCTGGTGCCAGGGGCCGTCCTGGGGGTGCGGTGACGGCTCGGGGGACAGGCCGTGGACCAGGGCCTCCGCGTTGTAGGGGTGGCCGGCGGTGACCAGGGGGAGGGCGGCGACGGCGTCCGTGAGGCGTTCCTCGGCCGCCCTGGCGAGGGTGTGCAGGGCGGTGGTGGGCGCGGCGGGGGCGAGGGGCACCTCGCTGGCGAGCAGGGCGACCTTGTCCGCGACGGCGTGGAAGCGGGAGGAGCCGAGGGCCTGGAGGGCCGTGGAGTGGGCCCGTGTCCGGGCCAGGGTGAGCTGGCGTTCGAGCAGCGCGCCCGCCTTCGCCGCGCCGACCGTGAGGGCGCTGCGCTCCGCTGTCGCCGCCGGCCGGTCGGGCCCGCCGCCGGGGCCGACGGCGGCCGGGGCCGCCGTACGCCCGGGGAGGACCGCCGCTCCCGACAGCCGCTGCAACGCCAGCAGCAGGCGCTCCAGCCGGGCCTCGTAGGCGTGCTCCAGGCCCAGCGTGCCGGACAGCCAGGCCAGTTCCGGGCGCATCTCCTCGGACCAGTCGGGGTCGAGCAGGGGGCGGAAGGTGTGCAGGCTGCCGCTGATGCGGCGGGCCGAGCGGCGCAGCGCGCGGGCGGCGTCGACGGACTCCTCCGTGCCGCCCACGACCCCGCCCGCCCCCGCGCGGGCCCGGGCGGGGGCACCCCCGCTCTGGCCCCCGGTCTCCCGGTGCAGGCGCAGGGCGCGGAGGAACTCCGTCGCCCGGGCGCGCAGATAGCCCGCGAGGGCGTCCCCGGTGACCGGCACGGCCGGGGTGTCCGTCGGGTCAGGGTGTCGCTGTGCCACGCCGGCGCCTCCGGGCGTCTATGAGCATCTCCTGGACGTTGCGCAGGGGCTGGCCGTCCGTGTCGGTCGCGTGCCGGGTCCACTCGCCGTCGGGGCCGAGGTGCCAGGAGGCCGTGGTGTCGGACATGCCGGTGTCCAGCAGCCGGTCCAGGACGGCGCGGTGGCCGGGGTCGACGACCCGGACCAGCGCCTCTATCCGGCGGTCGAGGTTGCGGTGCATCATGTCGGCGCTGCCGAACCACACTTCGGGTTCGCCGCCGTTGCCGAAGATGAACACCCGGGAGTGTTCGAGGAAGCGGCCGAGGATGGAGCGGACGCGGATGTTCTCCGACAGGCCGGCGACGCCGGGGCGGACGGCGCAGATGCCGCGGACCCAGATGTCGACCGGTACGCCCGCCTGGGACGCCCGGTACAGCGCGTCGATGACCGCCTCGTCCACCATCGAGTTGACCTTGATGCGGACGAACGCGGGCCGGCCGGCCCGGTGGTGCTGGGCCTCCTTGTCGATCCGCGCGACCAGGCCGTCCCGCAGGGACTTGGGGGCGACCAGGAGCCGGCGGTAGGTCTCGCGGCGCGAGTAGCCGGACAGGCGGTTGAACAGGTCGGAGAGGTCCGCGCCGACCTGGGGGTCGGCCGTGAGCAGGCCGAGGTCCTCGTAGAGGCGGGCCGTCTTCGGGTGGTAGTTGCCCGTGCCGACGTGGCTGTACCGGCGCAGGAGGTCGCCCTCCTGGCGGACCACGAGGGACAGCTTGCAGTGGGTCTTCAGGCCGACGAGGCCGTAGACGACGTGGCAGCCGGCCTCCTCCAGTTTGCGCGCCCACTTGATGTTGGCGTGCTCGTCGAAGCGGGCCTTGATCTCGACCAGGACGAGGACCTGCTTGCCGGACTCGGCGGCGTCGATGAGCGCGTCGACTATGGGGGAGTCGCCGGAGGTGCGGTACAGGGTCTGCTTGATGGCGAGGACGTCCGGGTCGGCCGCCGCCTGCTCCAGGAAGGCCTGCACGGAGGTGGAGAAGCTGTCGTACGGGTGGTGCAGGAGGACGTCCCGGGCGCGCAGGGCCGCGAAGACGTCGGGCGCGGACGCGGACTCGACCTCGGCGAGGTCGCGGTGGGTGCCGGCGACGAACTTCCGGTACTTCAGCTCCGGCCGGTCCAGGGAGGCGATGCGGAAGAGGCCGGTGAGGTCGAGGGGGCCCGGCAGCGGGTACACCTCGGCCTCGGAGATCTTCAGCTCGCGCACGAGGAGGTCGAGGACCTCGCGGTCGATGGACTCCTCGACCTCCAGGCGCACGGGCGGCCCGAAGCGGCGCCGCATGAGTTCCTTCTCCAGGGCCTGGAGGAGGTTCTCGGTGTCGTCCTCCTCGACCTCCAGGTCCTCGTTGCGGGTGAGGCGGAAGGTGTGGTGCTCCAGCACCTCCATGCCCGGGAACAGCTCTTCGAGGTGCGCGGCGATGACGTCCTCGATGGGGACGTAGCGGCCGGGGCTGCTCTCCAGCAAGCGGGACAGCAGCGGCGGCACCTTCACGCGCGCGAAGTGCCGGTGGCCGCTGACCGGGTTGCGCACGATGACGGCCAGGTTCAGGGAGAGGCCGGAGATGTACGGGAAGGGGTGCGCGGGGTCCACGGCCAGCGGGGTGAGGACCGGGAAGATCTGGTGCCGGAAGAGGGTGAAGAGCCGTGCCTGCTCCTTCTCGGCCAGCTCGTTCCAGCGGACGAGGTGGATGCCCTCCTCGGCGAGTGCCGGGGCGACGTCCTCGTGGTAGCAGGCGGCGTGCCGGGCCATCAGCTCGCGGGAGCGGGCCCAGATCATCTCCAGGACCTCGCGCGGCTGGAGGCCGGAGGCGGAGCGGGTGGCGACGCCGGTGGCGATACGGCGCTTGAGGCCGGCCACCCGGACCATGAAGAACTCGTCGAGGTTGCTGGCGAAGATCGCGAGGAAGTTGGCGCGCTCCAGCAGGGGGGTGGCCGGGTCCTCGGCCAGTTCCAGGACGCGTTCGTTGAAGGCCAGCCAGCTACGTTCCCGGTCGAGGAAGCGGCCCTGGGGCAGGGGGCTGCCGCCGGCGTGCGACTCCTCGTAGGCGTCGAGGTCCGCGTCGATGTCGGGTTCCAGATCGGAGACCGTGGCCGCCACGGTGTGCGGGCGGTGTGCGGCGAGGGAGCCCACGGAGGGCTGCGGGTGCTGGACTTCCGCCTGGGTGTCTGACTGGCTCATGAACCCATTCTTCCGCGCGGCGGGTGACTCAGGCGCGTCGGAACGTGCGGGCGGGAGCGTGACGGCCCCGTTCCCCGCGGGCCCCTCGGGGGGCGGCGAAGGTTCTGGCACGGCGGGCTTCATTGGCCGAGCGTCGCAAGCCCGTCTGAATCAGTGGTTACGGAGACATGACGTGCGGGATAGCGCGGGGCGGCTCCAAGGGGTTCCCGGCCGTGAAATGGCCCGGTCCGGTACGTGCCGTGCGGTGGCGTACCGGACCGGGCGCGGGCCGGGGGGGCTCAGCCGGACCGGCGGTGCAGGACCGTGTAGGCGGCGGTGGTGGCGAGCGCGGTCAGGGCGAGGATCATGCCGGTGGCGGCCAGGTGCAGCGGCCAGAAGCCGTGCAGGGGGCCGCGCAGTGGCCGCCACAGCTCGCGCAGGTACAGCCGTACGGCCAGGGTGCCGGCGCAGGCGGCGGCGAGCGCGGGGAGCGTACGGCGCAGGGCCAGGCCGGCGAGGGCGCCCGTGACCAGGGCGCACAGCGTGAGCGCGGGCAGCAGTGGGCCGCGCGGCACGAAGACGCGGTCCCAGGCCCAGTGGCTGACCAGGACGTCCTGGTCGGCGGACCACACCGTGTTGTAGGTCAGGGCGAGCACGGCGGTGCCGGCGAGCAGGGGAAGCGCGGCCGTGGTCAGTTTCGCGGTCAGCCAGCGGACCGGGCCGGCGCCCTGCGTCCAGGCCAGCGCGGCGGTGCCGGACTCCAGTTCGCGGCCGATCAGGGCGGCCCCGGCCCAGGCGGCGACCGCGCAGGGGGTGTAGGAGAGGGCCTCGCCGAGGAGGTTCATGACGTTGCCGGTGTCGGTGAACGCGGTGTACGCGCACCAGCCGGACCGGCAGGACCGGTCCCGGGGCGCCGCCGAGAAGTGGATCCAGAGCAGTCCGCCGGCCACGAGGAGCACGAATGCCGTCCACACGAGCAGGGCCGGGCGGTGCAGCCGCAGCAGGGTGCGGCCGATGGCCGGGCGGGCGGTGGCGGGCAGGACGGTCATGCGGTGGTTCCTCCGGTGGCGGCCCCGCCCGCGGTGGTGGCCGGTCCCGTCAGCCGGCGCAGGGCCAGGAAGCAGCCGAGGACGAGCAGCCCGGCCACGGCGAGGACGAGCGCGCTGGTGGTGAGCTGGAGCGGCCAGTAGTGGGAGAGGGGGTGGTAGGTGTTCCAGTGCCCGGTGAAACCGGCGTACGCGCTGCGGCACCCGTCGACGGAGTCGCAAGCGGGGACGGGCACGCGGGCGCCGGTGCGGGTGACCAGGCCCTGGTCGACGGTGAGGCCGGAGCCGACGAAGCCCTGGTCCATCGTGGAGAGGCGGGTGACGGCGGGCCACAGGTGCGGCAGGGCGATCTCGGCCAGGCCCCGGATGCCGGCGGCGACGGCCGTGCCGAGCAGGAGCGCGGGCAGGGTACGGCGGAGCAGCAGGCCGGCGAGGGTGCCGGCGGCGAGCCCGGCGAGGGCCAGGGCGAGAGTGCTGGGGCCGTTGGCGTGGAAGGTCCAGCGGTCGGACCACGGTTTGGCGGTGTGGATGCGGCCGTGGCCCGCGTCCCAGGCGAGGTGGTGCAGCCAGAACAGCAGCGCGGTCC contains:
- a CDS encoding RNA degradosome polyphosphate kinase; translated protein: MKPAVPEPSPPPEGPAGNGAVTLPPARSDAPESPAARKNGFMSQSDTQAEVQHPQPSVGSLAAHRPHTVAATVSDLEPDIDADLDAYEESHAGGSPLPQGRFLDRERSWLAFNERVLELAEDPATPLLERANFLAIFASNLDEFFMVRVAGLKRRIATGVATRSASGLQPREVLEMIWARSRELMARHAACYHEDVAPALAEEGIHLVRWNELAEKEQARLFTLFRHQIFPVLTPLAVDPAHPFPYISGLSLNLAVIVRNPVSGHRHFARVKVPPLLSRLLESSPGRYVPIEDVIAAHLEELFPGMEVLEHHTFRLTRNEDLEVEEDDTENLLQALEKELMRRRFGPPVRLEVEESIDREVLDLLVRELKISEAEVYPLPGPLDLTGLFRIASLDRPELKYRKFVAGTHRDLAEVESASAPDVFAALRARDVLLHHPYDSFSTSVQAFLEQAAADPDVLAIKQTLYRTSGDSPIVDALIDAAESGKQVLVLVEIKARFDEHANIKWARKLEEAGCHVVYGLVGLKTHCKLSLVVRQEGDLLRRYSHVGTGNYHPKTARLYEDLGLLTADPQVGADLSDLFNRLSGYSRRETYRRLLVAPKSLRDGLVARIDKEAQHHRAGRPAFVRIKVNSMVDEAVIDALYRASQAGVPVDIWVRGICAVRPGVAGLSENIRVRSILGRFLEHSRVFIFGNGGEPEVWFGSADMMHRNLDRRIEALVRVVDPGHRAVLDRLLDTGMSDTTASWHLGPDGEWTRHATDTDGQPLRNVQEMLIDARRRRRGTATP
- a CDS encoding DUF47 domain-containing protein; the encoded protein is MRFRLTPRETSFYDMFAASADNIVTGSKLLMELLGADSSARAEIAERMRAAEHAGDDATHAIFHQLNSSFITPFDREDIYNLASSLDDIMDFMEEAVDLVVLYNVEELPKGVEQQIEVLARAAELTAEAMPNLRTMDNLTEYWIEVNRLENQADQIHRKLLAQLFNGKYDAIEVLKLKQIVDVLEEAADAFEHVANTVETIAVKES
- the pstA gene encoding phosphate ABC transporter permease PstA, with amino-acid sequence MSTAAVTDKRPGSLRGARLPKWSPWAIAAGSVALAVVIGLAGGLHSKVQWGLIAAILFVLGTYGIATRVEGRRQAKDRIATSLVWVAFLLAVVPLVSLGWTTVSRGVKVLDFYFLSHSMGVVADSEAGGGIYHAIIGSLEQVGLATVIGAPIGVLTAIYLVEYGRGRLSQAVTFFVDVMTGIPSIVAGLFILSLMLIFKMQPFGFAGSLALAILMMPVVVRSTEEMLKLVPNELREASLALGVPKWRTILKVVLPTSIGGITTGIMLAIARIAGETAPVLLLVFGNPFINNNPFEGAQASLPLYIYQQYAQSAGANAAYDRAWAASLTLIAFVMILNLVARGIARWKAPR
- a CDS encoding ABC transporter permease yields the protein MTATLTGATATPAAARPRLTRWVLRLHRPALYAWAGLVLVLAALLLALRGPLADAAAEAWRQYDACAGERCGYDQAAILRYKDYYNYATLALNALPLLVAAWAGAALTGRELESGTALLSWTQAASPARWLAVRLAVPAVAVSAGTALLFWLHHLAWDAGHGRIHTAKPWSDRWTFHANGPSTLALALAGLAAGTLAGLLLRRTLPALLLGTAVAAGIRGLAEIALPHLWPAVTRLSTMDQGFVGSGLTVDQGLVTRTGARVPVPACDSVDGCRSAYAGFTGHWNTYHPLSHYWPLQLTTSALVLAVAGLLVLGCFLALRRLTGPATTAGGAATGGTTA
- the pstB gene encoding phosphate ABC transporter ATP-binding protein PstB, whose amino-acid sequence is MAKRIDVSGLTAYYGSHKAIEDISMTVEPRSVTAFIGPSGCGKSTFLRTLNRMHEVTPGGRVEGKVLLDDEDLYGTGIDPVSVRREVGMVFQRPNPFPTMSIFDNVAAGLRLNGSYKKSELTDVVEKSLKGANLWNEVKDRLNKPGSGLSGGQQQRLCIARAIAVEPDVLLMDEPCSALDPISTLAIEDLISELKERFTIVIVTHNMQQAARVSDRTAFFNLSAVGQPGRLIEIDDTERIFSNPSVQATEDYISGRFG
- the pstC gene encoding phosphate ABC transporter permease subunit PstC; protein product: MDISTTTDVPPPSPQPAVTGQKRTSRGAARPGDRIFLGLSRGSGILLLVVMGAIAVFLTYRASLAISKDDGNFLTTFEWNTNLTPPVFGIAVLAFGTVVSSIVAMVIAVPIAVAIALFLTHYAPRRLSGLIAYVIDLLAAVPSIVYGLWGALILVPHMQGLYGWLDTYLGWTGLFTWNGGAPRAMLTVGILLAIMILPIITNVSREVFRQVPRMHEEAALALGATRWEVVRMSVLPFGRSGVISASMLGLGRALGETMAVATVLSPDYDVHLSLLDPGGGTFAQNIASKFGEATEQGRDALIASGLVLFVITLVVNGAARAIIARRKEYSGANA
- a CDS encoding CHAD domain-containing protein yields the protein MAQRHPDPTDTPAVPVTGDALAGYLRARATEFLRALRLHRETGGQSGGAPARARAGAGGVVGGTEESVDAARALRRSARRISGSLHTFRPLLDPDWSEEMRPELAWLSGTLGLEHAYEARLERLLLALQRLSGAAVLPGRTAAPAAVGPGGGPDRPAATAERSALTVGAAKAGALLERQLTLARTRAHSTALQALGSSRFHAVADKVALLASEVPLAPAAPTTALHTLARAAEERLTDAVAALPLVTAGHPYNAEALVHGLSPEPSPHPQDGPWHQVRLLLRLHRYAHEVLHGTGTAAPVDLRLLTAGQALNRHRDASEAAAAAAQAARTPRITPATAYALGVLHADQRHEVEASRFTFQQAWQKHTANAP
- a CDS encoding metal-sensitive transcriptional regulator; the protein is MTTTEAGATHGYHQQKDEHLKRLRRIEGQIRGLQRMVDEDTYCIDILTQVSASTKALQSFALQLLEEHLRHCVADAAVKGGDEIDAKVDEATKAIGRLLRT
- a CDS encoding inorganic phosphate transporter — its product is MDTFALIVTVAVALFFTYTNGFHDSANAIATSVSTRALTPRAALAMAAVMNLAGAFLGSGVAKTVSEGLIETPQGSKGMGILFAALVGAIVWNLVTWYFGLPSSSSHALFGGMVGAALAGGTDVLWSGVLDKVIIPMFVSPFVGLIVGYLMMTAIMWLFRRSNPHKAKRGFRIAQTVSAAGMALGHGLQDAQKTMGVVVLALVISGNATFDDPIPVWVKLVCALMLSLGTYAGGWRIMRTLGRKIIELDPPQGFAAETTGASIMFTTAFLFKAPISTTHVITSAIMGVGATKRVNAVRWGVAKNIVLGWFITMPAAALVAAAAFGIVNLVAL